A segment of the Huiozyma naganishii CBS 8797 chromosome 12, complete genome genome:
CTTAACACCAGAGACCATCGAGGAAGCGCACTGACAAACGGCAAGGTGTCTACGCGGCAACGATGAACAACGAGGCGTTTCTGGAGAAGCTCGATGCGACCGTGGAGGTGTTGTCCGTGCGTCTGGCGGAACTGGTGCGCAGCGCGGGCACTGAACGaggttcctcctctgctgATGATGCTGGTGGGATCAACGATGCGGAGGATTCTGCCGAAGGTGGGGCCCCAATGCTGTCCAATGCGACGCAGGGAAGCATGATGGTGCACAGCCAGAGTGCACAGCTCGTGAAGGGCGTGCAGGACCTGCTGGTGCTCACCCGAGGACTCAGAGAGCGATGGTTGCTGAATCAGTTGCCCGAGCGAGTCCAGGGCGACAGCGACAAGATAGACACGCAGTTGTTGGAGTCGTTACTAGACAAGTGTATACAATCTATagctggtgctggtgctggtgccaCTCCCGCTCCTGGTGCCGCTCCTGGTGCTATCGCAGATGCCTCCGGGCAATAGCTTTGACACGCGAGTCGAACGCCCTGGAAGTGATCGGTGCAGGCCCAATAGTACCACTGCCACTGCCATTGGCACTGCCACCGGCAGAATAGAACGGGTTCATCAAAGTCTTCACGTACAGTTCATGCACCTCCTGGTAGAAACTACGGCAGTTTGCGTCGTCCACGATCCCAGAACCATGGaccatcaacaacttcaacccAGAGTATGTAGTATACGCACTCACCGCGAGCCCGTAGAAGTGATCCACACGGCCCAAGTAACAGTTATCCGTCTCTGTCTTCGCCCTGTGTGACCTCAAAAACCCGCCGCCGCCACCTTGTGCTGCACCACTCTGTGCTGCACCACCAAACTCTCCACCACCGGTGTTGGAGACCGTGTCGCTGTTCTCCGGGAGCAACTGCCATTGCAAGTCCTCGATGACGTCCAGCGACGAGTGCAACACGAATGGGTTCAACTCCCGCTGTTCTGGCGTCCACGCACCCCGACCAAGCTCGCTCTCGTACAGCGGCCTGTCCCCAGGACCGACTATCGCGAAGTACTCAGGCATTGCGGCGACCCACGACTCCCCACAACGTCCCCCATCAACTGTCCTCTTCAAGTTTCAAGACGGTCTCTTCTGATTTGAAATGTTGAACCAGACGAAGAGAGGACCTAGAGTGATGAAGACACGGCAAGAACAGGGTTTTAAGACGCCGGTGATGCCACGAGAGTCGCGTGGCGGACAGCAGAAGCATGAACATGGGCAGAGACAGAGGCCACGGCAGCGACAGGGGGATCAGGGCCGGGTGCAGTTGGTCACGAAGTTGCTCGTGGATAACAGGTATAACCTTATGGATGAGTTGAACTACGGCAGGACATTGCCTTACTCACAAGGTGAGACGGGTCCAGTGGTCGGTGATGATTCTGTGGAGGGAAGTCGGTATAGTGGTGCGGAGTGTGGAGTCGCTGCGGCGGTTGCAGCGGTGACTGCAACGGCGACGGGGGCGACTGCAGGGACTGCGACAAGTGCAGGTGCGTCTGGAGTGGGCGCTGGTGCCGTGGGGGCACCCTCGTGGACCACACAGGATCAAGTATCCGCAAGGATAGTGCACATACCGAAGAGCACGCGGCTCAAGGCGGAACGGGTAAGAATATACCTTGAGTACTTCTACAATGTGATGGAGCGGTGCATCACGTTGAATGACAGCGTTAGGGACCCCAATGGGGGTGTGCATGGTGGTCACGGCGCGGGCGCTGCGGCTGCGGCTGCAGCTGCCACCGGTGTAAGGTATGAGGGCGTCGAAGGTGTTTACAACCCGCTCCAGGTGATCAGGAATAGGAAGCTCAGGAAGAAGTATCACGATGAGGTGAAGCCCGCTAGGGAGCTCGTGTTTTCGCGGGTGCCCATGATCGCAGTTATTCAGTTCTCCAAACGACCCACTAGGAATATGCGTTGGTTTGTCAAACTGAGCGAGAAGTACAGTGATCTATCCTGGAGGACGAGCCACTGGGACGAGCTGCGACGGCCGGATGGCCACCTCTGGATCACGGCGGAAAAACAGCGCGATCAACAGCAGGTACACATcgccaagaagaagaagaagagaaggcGGCACAGATTATCGCAGACCATTGGTAAAGTGGGTCCGAAGATTCCAGGTCCACACGGACACGGACACGGTTATGACTCAAACACGGTGAACTTAGGGAACCATCTCGACGTGAATAAAATACCGGGGCAGGACGAAGCAGCGTCGTCTTCGGGTACTACAATAGCAGACCAAGACGGCGAGTACGAAACGGCCTCGAAATTCAGCTCGAGTAGACTGGGGAGACTGGAGAAGATCATCACGGGCAAAACGAGACGGGTGTCGCACTCCAGGTCGCCCCGAGCAAGAAGCACCGAGAGCGGattgcagcagcagcagcagcagcagcaggctCCCGTCGCTGCCTCCGCGAGCCACCCAAGTGTGTATCACCTTGCTCCTGCAAACTTAACGGTGAACTCGACAAGAAGGGCATCGATAAAGGACGCGACGAAAgctttgaaggaactgCAGCGCAGGGACGAAACTCAAGGGCTAACAGAAGACAAGGAggagacgacgacgccGGAGGGATCCAGCGACTCAAAGTCCGCAGACATTTCCGTATCCTCCCAGTCAGTGTCCTCTACTAGTGCGATACCCGTTACAACTGGTGGGACTTCACAGGTTGTGACACCCGCTGTGAGAACCCCTATCACACAAGGTATCAGATCTACGTCTCCACACTCTGTATCCAGTAGGGGGCCGGCGCCTCCTCCCATGGATGCCACAACGATGACCACGAATGCAAAGGACGAAGGTGCTGAAACGGCTGTGGCACCCGATGAGGCCGCCGAGAACGATGAGTCTCCGGGTAGGAAGCGGAAAGATATGGAGAACGAGGCAAAGGACCAACAACGCCAGTTCTTCGTTGAGGAATTGGAGTCCCTCGTCGACCCTGCCTCGGAGAAGTACGTCCTCCCCGTGGACAAGCAGCTGGAGCAGTACTGGATGAGTACGAAGTACGTCATGAGCACCGTTGCGATTATGAAACACCGTCGGATCACGCACGAAATTGTGAAGCGGAAGGAGATCGCAAAGCGGAACCAGATTATCCTCGAGGACGACACGGATAAGAACATCGAGGTCGCGAATGAGGTGATACAGCTATACGACCACGAGTTGGATAAGGTCATTGCCGTGGGGAACAAGTGG
Coding sequences within it:
- the MTC4 gene encoding Mtc4p (similar to Saccharomyces cerevisiae YBR255W; ancestral locus Anc_7.177) produces the protein MLNQTKRGPRVMKTRQEQGFKTPVMPRESRGGQQKHEHGQRQRPRQRQGDQGRVQLVTKLLVDNRYNLMDELNYGRTLPYSQGETGPVVGDDSVEGSRYSGAECGVAAAVAAVTATATGATAGTATSAGASGVGAGAVGAPSWTTQDQVSARIVHIPKSTRLKAERVRIYLEYFYNVMERCITLNDSVRDPNGGVHGGHGAGAAAAAAAATGVRYEGVEGVYNPLQVIRNRKLRKKYHDEVKPARELVFSRVPMIAVIQFSKRPTRNMRWFVKLSEKYSDLSWRTSHWDELRRPDGHLWITAEKQRDQQQVHIAKKKKKRRRHRLSQTIGKVGPKIPGPHGHGHGYDSNTVNLGNHLDVNKIPGQDEAASSSGTTIADQDGEYETASKFSSSRLGRLEKIITGKTRRVSHSRSPRARSTESGLQQQQQQQQAPVAASASHPSVYHLAPANLTVNSTRRASIKDATKALKELQRRDETQGLTEDKEETTTPEGSSDSKSADISVSSQSVSSTSAIPVTTGGTSQVVTPAVRTPITQGIRSTSPHSVSSRGPAPPPMDATTMTTNAKDEGAETAVAPDEAAENDESPGRKRKDMENEAKDQQRQFFVEELESLVDPASEKYVLPVDKQLEQYWMSTKYVMSTVAIMKHRRITHEIVKRKEIAKRNQIILEDDTDKNIEVANEVIQLYDHELDKVIAVGNKWASTLLNDYSIRVEMLISSSDRILSDINTTLTLKLKLFQENTERYGTIRMMRAQRTTRVAYRLLEYSIIGALWTIWLFVKMLREIRHGFVLTWKLIKWTIW
- the SRB6 gene encoding Srb6p (similar to Saccharomyces cerevisiae SRB6 (YBR253W); ancestral locus Anc_7.174), with the protein product MNNEAFLEKLDATVEVLSVRLAELVRSAGTERGSSSADDAGGINDAEDSAEGGAPMLSNATQGSMMVHSQSAQLVKGVQDLLVLTRGLRERWLLNQLPERVQGDSDKIDTQLLESLLDKCIQSIAGAGAGATPAPGAAPGAIADASGQ
- the TRS20 gene encoding TRAPP subunit TRS20 (similar to Saccharomyces cerevisiae TRS20 (YBR254C); ancestral locus Anc_7.176), with the translated sequence MPEYFAIVGPGDRPLYESELGRGAWTPEQRELNPFVLHSSLDVIEDLQWQLLPENSDTVSNTGGGEFGGAAQSGAAQGGGGGFLRSHRAKTETDNCYLGRVDHFYGLAVSAYTTYSGLKLLMVHGSGIVDDANCRSFYQEVHELYVKTLMNPFYSAGGSANGSGSGTIGPAPITSRAFDSRVKAIARRHLR